The DNA region AGCGGTCGAGCCTCGTCCTCCCGCCGCTCTGAGGGGCCCTTTGCAGCTGCACGGCTGCCCGCGTCCGTTCGAGAGCCCCCAGATTCCCCGACTGCCGGCTCTCAACAGCCGAAAATCGATGGTCTTATTAGGGAGAAAGGGGTGCTATACTTCCTATCCGCTGTGCAGGATGCGAAGGCTCAACACGAGACCGAGGAAGGAACGGCGGAATGCGATCACCGCGAAGAGGAGCGAAGCCTGGCCTGGATCGGTTGGTTGCTTCTCGTTTACCAGGTCGTTGTTCTCTGTTTCCTCGTGAACCCGTGGTTTTCAGAACTTCGCATCGGCGGGTGGGTACTGCTTGCAATCGAGGGCGTGCTCTTGCTCTGCTGGGCCCTGCCCGTCTTCCTCTACCAACTTATGTGGAAGGGGCGATCGGTGAAAGAGAGCATCCGGGTCGCACTCTGGTCGTTTGTTGATGCGATTGGCTTGGCTGTCGTCTGATTAGAGCGGGTGGTATCCAGTCGGGAACTCTTCCTCAGCTCGAACTCTTCACTTGCCGAGAATCACGTCAAGCACGCCTCGCAACGCACGTCGGTCTTCTTCCTCAAGCCGCCCGAGCTTCCGCAGCACGAGCCCCCGCTCGATGGTCGCCACGACCGGCTTGAGAACGGATGCCTTGAGCAGCCCCGCCTCCTTCCACTGGGCGATGGCCACCTCCCCGATCCTCGCCCCGGGCCTCACCTGGCTGGTGATGGCAAGGATGACGAGATCCGGCCGCTCGTTGTGATACGCCTCGGAGCTGACGACAACGGCGGGCCGCCGCTTGCTGGCGGACTGATCGGTGAAGGGGAACGGGACGAGGACGACGTCCCCGAACTCATGACCGGCGCTCATCGCCGATCCTTATAGCTGGTCATAGTCGGCGTCGTCGGGGTTGTCCCAGACCTTGGCGAAGGCGGCTTCGGAGAGCCGGCTGGCCGCGTCCGTGAGCCGGCTCCCGTCGTCGCGCTGCCGCAGGAAATCGACGAAATCCTCGACCTCGGCCACGCGCTCCGGGGAGAGGGATCGGATCCTGCGGATCAACTCTTCTTCCGATCGCTTGGGTTCTCCCATCGCTGACTCCTCTTCGCTCTTGGCCTCAGGCCGCCGACTGTCGTCCCCGCTGAATCTAGCTCGCCTTCTTGCTCCTGTGAGCTGCCGAGAGCGCATCAATGTGCTTGAGGATGGCCTTCTGATCGTGTGCCGGGAGTTCCTCGAGCTGGTGCAATCGTCTCAGGAAGCGCCTGCTGATCTTGGCCGCCGGGTTCGAGTCCGGCGGCTTGAGTCCGAGGAGTTCGT from bacterium includes:
- a CDS encoding type II toxin-antitoxin system PemK/MazF family toxin gives rise to the protein MSAGHEFGDVVLVPFPFTDQSASKRRPAVVVSSEAYHNERPDLVILAITSQVRPGARIGEVAIAQWKEAGLLKASVLKPVVATIERGLVLRKLGRLEEEDRRALRGVLDVILGK
- a CDS encoding DUF2281 domain-containing protein — its product is MGEPKRSEEELIRRIRSLSPERVAEVEDFVDFLRQRDDGSRLTDAASRLSEAAFAKVWDNPDDADYDQL